A region of Euzebyales bacterium DNA encodes the following proteins:
- a CDS encoding glycosyltransferase family 2 protein produces MADARPPTIDVTVVLPAYNEAGHVVAEVDRISAALKATDYSFEILVIDDGSTDGTGDRVEGLPFVRLLRFPTNRGSGTARRIGTLEAHGRYVVWTDADMTYPNERIPELVDHLVAGNTHQVVGARTTEEGTFKFLRVPTKWLIRRLAEYLSDSRIPDLNSGLRAFSKEHALPYLGLLPAGFSCVTTITLAFLANGLLVDYMPIAYSPRAGRSHFHPIKDAYRYILQVVRMVTYFEPLRVFAPIALTLLAAGVFKIFFDIFTKSLRITTNATMLVLSGLILFSLGLLADLIVRMNRHD; encoded by the coding sequence ATGGCTGATGCACGCCCACCAACCATCGACGTGACCGTCGTGCTCCCCGCCTACAACGAGGCGGGCCACGTCGTCGCCGAGGTCGACCGCATCTCCGCAGCGCTCAAGGCCACGGACTACTCGTTCGAGATCCTCGTCATCGACGACGGCTCGACCGACGGCACCGGCGATCGCGTCGAGGGCCTTCCGTTCGTGCGACTGCTGCGCTTCCCGACCAACCGGGGGTCGGGCACCGCGCGGCGCATCGGGACCCTGGAGGCCCACGGCAGGTACGTGGTCTGGACCGACGCGGACATGACCTACCCCAACGAGCGGATCCCGGAGCTGGTCGACCACCTGGTCGCGGGCAACACGCACCAGGTCGTCGGCGCCCGCACGACCGAGGAGGGAACGTTCAAGTTCCTGCGGGTCCCCACGAAGTGGTTGATTCGCCGGCTCGCCGAGTACCTCAGCGACAGCCGCATCCCCGACCTCAACTCCGGCCTGCGCGCGTTCTCCAAGGAGCACGCCCTGCCCTACCTCGGACTGCTGCCGGCGGGGTTCTCGTGCGTGACGACGATCACGCTGGCGTTCCTCGCCAACGGCCTCCTGGTCGACTACATGCCGATCGCGTATTCACCACGGGCGGGACGCTCTCACTTCCACCCGATCAAGGACGCCTACCGCTACATCCTGCAGGTGGTGCGGATGGTGACCTACTTCGAGCCGCTGCGGGTGTTCGCTCCCATCGCCCTCACGCTGCTCGCCGCGGGCGTCTTCAAGATCTTCTTCGACATCTTCACCAAGTCGCTGCGTATCACGACGAACGCCACCATGCTCGTGTTGAGCGGCCTGATCCTGTTCAGCCTCGGCCTGCTGGCCGATCTGATCGTCCGGATGAATCGCCATGACTGA